One segment of Arvicanthis niloticus isolate mArvNil1 chromosome 5, mArvNil1.pat.X, whole genome shotgun sequence DNA contains the following:
- the Cdc26 gene encoding anaphase-promoting complex subunit CDC26: MLRRKPTRLELKLDDIEEFESIRKDLEARKKQKEDVEGVGTSDGDGAAGLSSDPKSREQMINDRIGYKPQLKTNNRTSQFGNFEF; the protein is encoded by the exons ATGCTGCGACGAAAACCAACTCGCCTGGAGCTCAAGCTCGACGACATTGAGGAGTTTGAGAGTATTCGAAAGGACCTGGAG GCCCgtaagaaacagaaggaagatgtGGAGGGTGTGGGAACCAGTGATGGAGATGGAGCTGCTGGGCTCAGCAGTGACCCCAAGAGCCGGGAACAAATGATTAATGATAGAATTGGTTATAAACCCCAACTCAAGACCAACAACCGCACATCTCAGTTTGGAAACTTTGAATTTTAG
- the Slc31a1 gene encoding high affinity copper uptake protein 1: MNHMGVHHMRMNHMGMNHTDDNITMPPHHHPTTTASHSHGGGDNMMMMMPMTFNFDFKNVNLLFSGLVINTPGEMAGAFVAVFLLAMFYEGLKIAREGLLRKSQVSIRYNSMPVPGPNGTILMETHKTVGQQMLSFPHLLQTVLHIIQVVISYFLMLIFMTYNGYLCIAVAAGAGTGYFLFSWKKAVVVDITEHCH; this comes from the exons ATGAACCATATGGGGGTGCACCATATGAGGATGAACCATATGGGGATGAACCACACGGACGACAACATTACCATGCCACCTCACCATCACCCGACCACCACAGCTTCACACTCCCACGGTGGAGGGGacaacatgatgatgatgatg CCTATGACCTTCAACTTTGACTTTAAGAATGTGAACCTATTGTTTTCGGGTTTGGTAATCAACACACCTGGAG AAATGGCTGGAGCTTTCGTGGCAGTGTTTTTACTAGCAATGTTTTATGAAGGACTCAAGATAGCCCGAGAGGGTCTGCTTCGAAAGTCTCAAGTCAGCATTCGCTACAATTCCATGCCTGTCCCAGGACCAAATGGAACCATCCTTATGGAAACGCACAAAACTGTTGG GCAGCAGATGCTGAGCTTCCCCCACCTCCTGCAGACTGTGCTGCACATCATCCAGGTAGTCATCAGCTACTTCCTCATGCTCATCTTCATGACCTACAATGGGTACCTATGCATTGCAGTAGCAGCAGGGGCTGGGACAGGATACTTCCTCTTCAGCTGGAAgaaggcagtggtggtggacaTCACAGAGCACTGCCATTGA